A window of the Streptomyces sp. NBC_00454 genome harbors these coding sequences:
- a CDS encoding helix-turn-helix domain-containing protein produces the protein MIQHAGPELTWLNAQLRQALAAWPNTPARAAAEVWVALWRVAQLAPARERNTQAAHPAVTAAVALIEARLGQPLTVPDIAAAAGVSHNHLTRLFRAATGETVVGYIRARRMERARHFLQATTLSVPAVAASVGIPDLQAFNKACRRALGASPRGIRAAQPVSPHSPAQ, from the coding sequence GTGATCCAGCACGCCGGTCCCGAACTCACTTGGCTGAACGCCCAGTTGCGGCAGGCGCTGGCAGCCTGGCCGAACACCCCGGCACGGGCCGCGGCCGAGGTGTGGGTCGCCCTGTGGCGGGTCGCCCAGCTCGCGCCCGCGAGGGAGCGGAACACACAGGCCGCGCATCCGGCGGTCACGGCCGCCGTGGCCCTGATCGAGGCGCGGCTGGGACAGCCTCTGACGGTGCCGGACATCGCTGCGGCGGCCGGTGTCTCCCACAACCACCTGACGCGGCTCTTCCGCGCCGCGACGGGGGAGACGGTCGTGGGCTACATCCGGGCCCGGCGGATGGAACGGGCGCGCCACTTCCTGCAGGCCACCACCCTCTCCGTCCCCGCCGTCGCCGCATCGGTCGGCATTCCCGACCTCCAGGCGTTCAACAAGGCTTGTCGCCGCGCGCTCGGAGCTTCTCCGCGCGGCATCCGTGCCGCCCAGCCCGTTTCCCCGCACTCCCCCGCTCAGTGA
- a CDS encoding RICIN domain-containing protein encodes MSNTPNGGRRGRHRRRLSATALLLGMPLGAVSYFVFVVEDSQAATVDGGAYYRLVSVRSGKVMDVNGFSTADGTRIQQWTDQGTANQQWRLRSTGDGYYELVNRNSGKVLGIAGDSSAQAAVAEQQTDSSSVSQEWRIDGVGGSDAVTFTSRRSGQVLDVSGGSTAESAAVIQYPDKGSTNQQWKLVKAAETQAAGPYRWNNAQAVGGGYVTGLVFNPKEKGLLYARTDMGGAYRWDTAAEQWIPLTDWVGEKDWNLLGIDSVATDPVDPDRLYLGAGTYTNEWAGNGAILRSTDRGRTFKRTELPFKLGANEPGRGAGERLVIDPADNGTLLLGTRKNGLWRSTDHGATWSQVSSFPVKDGASSGAGISFVTYGPAGSKTVYVGVADKSTSLYRSTDGGSTWQAVSGQPTGQLPQHGVLSGDGSLYLTYTNTVGPNDVTAGSVWKYTPTGGAWKNVSPSQGGYGFSGLAVDPQKPSTVMVTTLDRWWPEDEIYRTTDGGTTWKALAGKSVRDASAAPYVGTATGHWMTALAIDPFNSGHVLYGTGNGIWRSKDATASDSGATSHWTVGARGLEETALADAIAPPGGAAVITSMGDQGGFRHDSLTEVPAGRMENPAMFHSTDIDFAQSNPSMMVRVGKAGAQDGAYSADGGRSWNGFKAEPVGSADSGHIALAADGSTIVWTEAGQAPYRSTDKGTTWSKVVGLGTDAVVVADRSSASTFYSLAGGTLYASTDGGTAFTARATSLPSGRLTAVPGIAGDLWIAGGAKGLLHSTDGGRTFTTLTTVQSASALGFGKAAPGAAYQALYLIGTVKDVTGVFRSTDKGATWLRINDDAHQWGNFAGLGIVTGDPDTYGRVYIGTNGRGLQYGDPS; translated from the coding sequence ATGAGCAACACCCCGAACGGCGGCCGCCGCGGGCGTCACCGCCGTCGCCTGAGCGCCACCGCTCTGCTGCTCGGCATGCCGCTGGGCGCCGTGTCGTACTTCGTGTTCGTAGTCGAGGACTCCCAGGCCGCGACGGTCGACGGCGGTGCCTACTACAGGCTGGTCTCGGTACGCAGCGGCAAGGTGATGGACGTCAACGGCTTCTCCACCGCCGACGGCACCCGCATCCAGCAGTGGACCGACCAGGGCACCGCCAACCAGCAGTGGAGGCTGAGGTCCACCGGGGACGGCTACTACGAGCTGGTCAACCGCAACAGCGGCAAAGTACTGGGCATAGCGGGCGATTCGAGCGCACAGGCGGCTGTCGCCGAGCAGCAGACCGACAGCTCCTCCGTGTCCCAGGAGTGGCGGATCGACGGTGTGGGCGGTTCCGACGCCGTCACCTTCACCTCCCGCAGGAGCGGCCAGGTCCTGGACGTCTCCGGAGGCTCCACCGCCGAGAGCGCCGCAGTCATCCAGTATCCCGACAAGGGCAGCACCAACCAGCAGTGGAAGCTGGTGAAAGCAGCCGAGACCCAGGCGGCAGGACCGTATCGGTGGAACAACGCCCAGGCGGTGGGCGGTGGTTACGTCACCGGGCTGGTGTTCAACCCCAAGGAGAAGGGTCTGCTGTACGCGCGCACCGACATGGGCGGTGCCTACCGCTGGGACACCGCGGCCGAGCAGTGGATCCCGCTGACCGACTGGGTCGGCGAGAAGGACTGGAACCTGCTGGGCATCGACTCGGTGGCCACCGACCCCGTCGACCCCGACCGGCTCTACCTCGGGGCGGGCACCTACACCAACGAGTGGGCCGGCAACGGCGCGATCCTGCGCTCCACCGACCGGGGCCGCACCTTCAAGCGCACCGAACTGCCCTTCAAGCTGGGCGCCAACGAGCCCGGTCGCGGCGCGGGCGAACGGCTGGTGATCGACCCCGCGGACAACGGCACCCTGTTGCTGGGCACCCGCAAGAACGGCCTGTGGCGCAGCACCGACCACGGCGCGACATGGAGTCAGGTCTCCTCGTTCCCGGTCAAGGACGGGGCTAGCAGCGGCGCGGGCATCTCCTTCGTGACGTACGGCCCGGCCGGCAGCAAGACGGTCTACGTCGGCGTTGCCGACAAGTCCACCTCCCTGTACCGCTCCACCGACGGCGGCAGCACCTGGCAGGCCGTCTCCGGACAGCCCACCGGCCAGCTGCCGCAGCACGGCGTCCTCTCCGGTGACGGCTCGCTGTACCTGACGTACACGAACACCGTCGGACCCAACGACGTGACGGCGGGCTCGGTGTGGAAGTACACGCCGACCGGCGGGGCGTGGAAGAACGTCTCTCCGTCGCAGGGCGGTTACGGGTTCTCCGGGCTTGCCGTCGACCCGCAGAAGCCGTCCACGGTGATGGTCACCACCCTCGACCGCTGGTGGCCCGAGGACGAGATCTACCGGACCACCGACGGCGGTACGACCTGGAAGGCGCTGGCCGGCAAGTCGGTGCGGGATGCCTCCGCCGCCCCGTACGTCGGTACCGCCACCGGGCACTGGATGACCGCCCTGGCCATCGACCCCTTCAACTCCGGGCACGTGCTGTACGGCACCGGCAACGGCATCTGGCGCAGCAAGGACGCCACCGCCAGCGACAGCGGCGCTACCAGCCACTGGACCGTGGGGGCCCGAGGGCTGGAGGAGACCGCCCTGGCGGACGCGATCGCCCCTCCCGGCGGCGCCGCCGTCATCACCTCCATGGGCGACCAGGGCGGTTTCCGCCACGACTCCCTGACCGAGGTGCCCGCCGGGCGGATGGAGAACCCGGCGATGTTCCACAGCACCGACATCGATTTCGCCCAGTCCAACCCCTCGATGATGGTCCGGGTCGGAAAGGCCGGCGCGCAGGACGGCGCCTACTCCGCCGACGGCGGCCGCAGCTGGAACGGCTTCAAGGCGGAGCCGGTGGGCAGCGCCGACAGCGGCCACATCGCGCTCGCGGCGGACGGCTCCACCATCGTCTGGACCGAGGCCGGCCAGGCCCCGTACCGATCGACCGACAAGGGGACGACCTGGTCGAAGGTCGTCGGCCTGGGCACCGACGCCGTGGTCGTCGCGGACCGCTCCTCGGCCAGTACCTTCTACTCACTGGCGGGCGGCACGCTCTACGCCAGCACTGACGGCGGCACGGCCTTCACCGCCCGCGCCACCAGCCTGCCCTCCGGCCGGCTCACGGCCGTCCCCGGCATCGCCGGGGACCTGTGGATCGCAGGTGGCGCCAAGGGGCTGCTGCACTCGACCGACGGCGGCCGTACCTTCACCACGCTCACCACGGTGCAGTCCGCCTCCGCCCTCGGCTTCGGCAAGGCCGCGCCCGGCGCCGCCTACCAGGCCCTGTACCTGATCGGTACCGTCAAGGACGTCACCGGAGTCTTCCGCTCCACCGACAAGGGCGCCACCTGGCTCCGCATCAACGACGACGCCCACCAGTGGGGCAACTTCGCAGGCCTCGGCATCGTCACCGGCGATCCCGACACCTACGGCCGCGTCTACATCGGCACCAACGGACGCGGTCTCCAGTACGGCGACCCTTCCTGA
- a CDS encoding NADPH-dependent F420 reductase produces the protein MASIGILGTGRVGTNLAAKLSSAGHHVTLGARSPEGTAARPAGLAPPVAFADQRTTARTADIVINATPGDSSLDRLTELRTELAGKILIDVSNATRDDSDGLPGELCYPGSSLAEKLQAALPDTHVVKTLNTMLFMVMTAPETLATPPTAYLSGDDEHAKKTVTGLLGDLGWQPELIEDLGDITTARATEAMILVVPHILRRHGFRPFAVSLSR, from the coding sequence ATGGCCAGCATCGGCATCCTGGGCACCGGCCGCGTCGGCACCAACCTCGCCGCCAAGCTCTCCTCAGCCGGACACCACGTCACCCTCGGAGCCCGGAGCCCCGAAGGCACCGCCGCCCGCCCCGCGGGACTCGCCCCGCCGGTGGCCTTCGCCGACCAGCGCACCACTGCCCGCACCGCAGACATCGTGATCAACGCGACGCCCGGCGACAGCTCCCTGGACCGCCTCACCGAGCTGCGCACCGAACTCGCCGGCAAAATACTCATCGACGTCTCCAACGCCACCCGCGACGACAGCGACGGCCTACCCGGCGAGCTGTGCTATCCCGGCAGCAGCCTCGCCGAGAAGCTCCAGGCCGCGCTCCCCGACACCCACGTGGTCAAGACGCTCAACACCATGCTCTTCATGGTCATGACCGCTCCCGAAACCCTGGCCACCCCACCGACCGCCTATCTCTCGGGCGATGACGAACACGCGAAGAAGACCGTCACCGGTTTGCTCGGCGACCTGGGCTGGCAGCCCGAACTGATCGAGGACCTGGGCGACATCACCACAGCACGCGCCACCGAAGCCATGATCCTGGTCGTGCCCCACATCCTGCGCCGACACGGCTTCAGGCCCTTCGCCGTCTCCCTCTCCCGCTGA
- a CDS encoding SigE family RNA polymerase sigma factor, with amino-acid sequence MVLDDASAEFHDFFERHYAELARFAHLLTGETDGADDLAADALTALWQRWDRLRQAEHPLAYARGVVANLARSRIRSTVRERRRIALFWSRGAEPLDGPDVATVVDVRTALARLPFRKRTCVVLRHAFDLSEKDTALALGISVGTVKSQTSKGMAELERMLDSTGSAGELLAGRRSR; translated from the coding sequence ATGGTCCTCGATGACGCGTCCGCGGAGTTCCACGACTTCTTCGAACGCCACTACGCGGAACTCGCCCGGTTCGCCCATCTCCTGACGGGCGAGACGGACGGCGCGGACGATCTGGCCGCGGACGCCCTGACCGCACTGTGGCAGCGCTGGGACCGGCTGCGCCAGGCCGAGCACCCACTCGCCTACGCCCGTGGCGTGGTCGCCAACCTGGCACGGTCACGGATCCGCAGCACGGTGCGCGAGCGCCGCCGGATCGCCCTGTTCTGGTCCCGTGGCGCGGAGCCGTTGGACGGTCCGGACGTGGCCACCGTGGTGGACGTGCGGACGGCTCTCGCCCGGTTGCCGTTCCGCAAGCGGACGTGTGTGGTCCTGCGGCACGCCTTCGACCTGTCGGAGAAGGACACCGCGCTGGCGCTCGGTATATCGGTCGGTACGGTAAAGAGCCAGACCTCGAAGGGTATGGCCGAACTGGAACGGATGCTGGACAGCACGGGATCAGCCGGGGAACTTCTGGCGGGGAGGAGGAGTCGTTGA
- the mmsA gene encoding multiple monosaccharide ABC transporter ATP-binding protein, producing the protein MARPVLEMRSISKTFPGVKALSEVNLTVAAGEVHAICGENGAGKSTLMKVLSGVYPHGGYEGEIYFEGEPCRFRDIRASEQRGIVIIHQELALVPYLSIAENIFLGNEHATRGVISWHKTLTHAAALIRQVGLDESPHTRIADLGVGKQQLVEIAKALAKKVKLLILDEPTAALNDEDSRKLLDLILELRAQGISCILISHKLNEIARVADSVTILRDGRTIETIAIGPEGISEERIIRGMVGRDLEHRYPERAPEIGEVAFEIEDWSVQHPIDHRRKVVDGVSLNVRRGEIVGIAGLMGAGRTELAMSVFGRSYGRWTGGRVRLDGREIRTRTVPEAIGHGIAYVTEDRKQLGLNLGDDISRNISLSALGKVARRGWVDRHEEARIAESFRRTMNIKAPSVFAETGKLSGGNQQKVVLSKWIFAGPEVLILDEPTRGIDIGAKAEIYTVIAELAAQGKTVLVISSELPELLGLCDRIYTMAEGRITGEVDRAEATQESLMRLMTMSAAYPDKQV; encoded by the coding sequence ATGGCCCGACCCGTTCTCGAGATGCGGTCGATCAGCAAGACGTTTCCCGGTGTCAAGGCCCTCTCCGAGGTCAACCTGACCGTCGCCGCCGGTGAGGTGCACGCCATCTGCGGCGAGAACGGCGCCGGCAAGTCCACGCTGATGAAGGTGCTCAGCGGGGTCTATCCCCACGGCGGCTACGAGGGCGAGATCTACTTCGAGGGCGAGCCCTGCCGGTTCCGGGACATCCGGGCCAGCGAGCAGCGCGGCATCGTGATCATCCACCAGGAACTCGCGCTGGTGCCCTACCTGTCCATCGCCGAGAACATCTTCCTCGGCAACGAGCACGCCACCCGGGGCGTCATCAGCTGGCACAAGACGCTGACCCACGCCGCCGCGCTGATCCGGCAGGTCGGGCTCGACGAGAGCCCGCACACCAGGATCGCCGATCTCGGCGTGGGCAAGCAGCAGTTGGTCGAGATCGCCAAGGCGCTCGCCAAGAAGGTCAAGCTGCTCATCCTGGACGAGCCGACGGCCGCCCTGAACGACGAGGACAGCCGCAAGCTGCTCGACCTGATCCTCGAACTCAGGGCCCAGGGGATCTCCTGCATCCTCATCTCGCACAAGCTGAACGAGATCGCCCGGGTCGCCGACTCCGTCACCATCCTGCGCGACGGGCGGACCATCGAGACCATCGCGATCGGTCCCGAGGGCATCTCCGAGGAGCGGATCATCCGTGGCATGGTCGGCCGCGACCTGGAACACCGCTACCCCGAGCGCGCCCCCGAGATCGGCGAGGTCGCCTTCGAGATCGAGGACTGGAGCGTCCAGCACCCGATCGACCACCGGCGCAAGGTGGTCGACGGCGTCTCGCTCAACGTCCGTCGGGGCGAGATCGTCGGCATCGCCGGCCTCATGGGCGCTGGCCGCACCGAACTGGCCATGAGCGTCTTCGGCCGCTCGTACGGGCGGTGGACCGGCGGCCGGGTGCGGCTGGACGGCCGGGAGATCCGTACCCGGACGGTGCCGGAGGCGATCGGGCACGGCATCGCGTACGTGACCGAGGACCGCAAGCAGCTCGGCCTCAACCTGGGCGACGACATCAGCCGGAACATCTCGCTGAGCGCCCTCGGCAAGGTCGCCCGGCGGGGCTGGGTCGATCGGCACGAGGAGGCCCGGATCGCCGAATCGTTCCGGCGGACCATGAACATCAAGGCCCCCTCGGTGTTCGCGGAGACCGGCAAGCTCAGCGGCGGCAACCAGCAGAAGGTCGTCCTCAGCAAGTGGATCTTCGCCGGGCCGGAGGTGCTGATCCTCGACGAGCCCACCCGGGGCATCGACATCGGCGCCAAGGCGGAGATCTACACCGTCATCGCCGAACTCGCCGCCCAGGGCAAGACGGTACTCGTCATCTCCTCCGAACTCCCCGAACTCCTGGGCCTGTGCGACCGGATCTACACCATGGCCGAAGGCCGGATCACCGGTGAGGTCGACCGCGCGGAAGCCACCCAGGAATCCCTCATGCGGCTCATGACCATGAGCGCGGCATACCCCGACAAGCAGGTGTGA
- a CDS encoding expansin EXLX1 family cellulose-binding protein, with protein MLGTAVILTAAGVLFCLVTAMLPGPKARAGDPADVAAPAATLAGATSSAPTSPSPADSPPASATPSVAGATATAQTPQPSAKETPPAASTPAPSAGRIQPGASYKGVATSYAAGDGNGACLFGPSDDLMVAAMNTTDYESSRACGAYVRVRAANGASITVRITNECPLPCAPGQLDLSQEAFAKLADPKLGRIPITWSLLSPQSSGALSIRYKTGSSRYWCAIQVIGHRNPVARLEVRTAAGWRKLPRTDYNYFLSADGSGCGGAMRITDIYGEQLTVEGTALLPDVAQPTRVQFAPH; from the coding sequence ATGCTGGGGACGGCAGTGATACTGACCGCCGCGGGCGTCCTCTTCTGCCTGGTGACGGCCATGCTCCCCGGCCCCAAGGCCCGGGCCGGGGACCCGGCCGACGTGGCCGCCCCCGCCGCCACCCTGGCGGGAGCCACCTCCTCGGCTCCGACGAGCCCGTCCCCGGCGGACAGCCCGCCCGCATCGGCGACCCCGAGCGTGGCCGGCGCGACGGCCACCGCTCAGACACCGCAGCCTTCGGCGAAGGAAACCCCACCGGCGGCGTCCACCCCGGCGCCGTCGGCAGGACGCATCCAGCCCGGGGCCAGCTACAAGGGCGTCGCCACCTCCTACGCCGCCGGCGACGGCAATGGCGCCTGCCTGTTCGGCCCGAGCGACGACCTCATGGTCGCGGCGATGAACACCACCGACTACGAGTCGTCCAGGGCGTGCGGCGCGTACGTGCGCGTCCGCGCGGCGAACGGCGCTTCGATCACGGTCCGGATCACCAACGAATGTCCGCTGCCCTGCGCGCCCGGACAACTGGACCTCAGCCAAGAGGCCTTCGCGAAACTGGCCGACCCCAAGCTCGGCCGCATCCCGATCACCTGGAGCCTGCTGAGCCCCCAGAGCTCCGGGGCGCTCTCCATCCGGTACAAGACCGGGTCCAGCCGCTACTGGTGCGCCATCCAGGTGATCGGCCACCGCAATCCGGTCGCTAGGCTGGAGGTACGCACCGCCGCGGGCTGGCGCAAGCTGCCCCGTACCGATTACAACTACTTCCTCTCCGCCGACGGCAGCGGGTGCGGCGGCGCGATGAGGATCACCGACATCTACGGGGAACAGCTGACGGTCGAGGGCACCGCGCTGCTCCCGGACGTCGCACAACCGACCCGGGTCCAGTTCGCCCCGCACTGA
- a CDS encoding phytanoyl-CoA dioxygenase family protein, with the protein MARFVARGSLRLDAVVPAEMNTEGLAVLADGVPPVPYGTPLSEAYAKGSFVRRLLELPQVAGALHSLVGPEPWVDHDFVHTREPHGGEAQPLHGDAVIDVRPDAFDVQLMYFPQAVTLEMGGTLTVPGSHLRRINESDTGRYQNLRGQDRLVCPAGTVVFLHHGLWHGGRRNDSDVMRYMFKIRFNPRVRQQRLWNTSDLEDPQVAAELDTMFPWYEGATGRLERYNRILLWRVLTGDDHFDLDHWVTRVSNRPAEVQE; encoded by the coding sequence ATGGCGCGGTTCGTGGCACGCGGGTCGCTGCGACTGGACGCGGTGGTCCCGGCGGAGATGAACACCGAGGGCCTGGCGGTACTGGCCGACGGGGTGCCGCCGGTGCCGTACGGGACCCCGCTGTCCGAGGCCTACGCGAAGGGATCCTTCGTCCGCCGGCTGCTGGAACTTCCGCAGGTGGCAGGTGCCCTGCACAGCCTCGTGGGCCCGGAGCCGTGGGTGGACCACGACTTCGTGCACACCCGCGAGCCCCACGGCGGCGAGGCGCAGCCGCTGCACGGGGACGCCGTCATAGACGTCCGGCCGGACGCCTTCGACGTGCAGCTGATGTACTTTCCGCAGGCGGTGACGCTGGAGATGGGTGGAACGCTCACCGTGCCGGGCAGCCACCTCCGGCGGATCAACGAGTCCGACACCGGCCGCTACCAGAACCTGCGCGGCCAGGACCGGCTGGTCTGCCCGGCCGGGACCGTGGTGTTTCTGCACCACGGCCTCTGGCACGGGGGCCGGCGCAACGACAGCGACGTGATGCGCTACATGTTCAAGATCCGCTTCAATCCCAGGGTGCGCCAACAGCGCCTGTGGAACACCTCGGATCTCGAAGACCCGCAGGTGGCAGCCGAGTTGGACACCATGTTCCCGTGGTACGAGGGGGCGACGGGCCGGCTGGAGCGGTACAACCGCATCCTGCTGTGGCGGGTGCTGACCGGCGACGACCACTTCGACCTCGACCACTGGGTGACCAGGGTCTCCAACCGCCCCGCGGAGGTACAGGAATGA
- the mmsB gene encoding multiple monosaccharide ABC transporter permease, with product MAQTKTTPETTPSTPQTARRASAGAVLARALRGNLRQYGMLLALALIVLLFQFWTDGILLQPLNITNLIQQNSYILILAIGMMIVIIAGHIDLSVGSLAAFVGAAAAVMMVKHHAPWPVALVAALLIGALAGAWQGFWIAYLGIPSFIVTLAGMLLFRGGTQILLQGQSVAPFPKGFQNISSGFLPAVGPHTNYHNLTLLLGLVVLAVAILQEVRGRRRAASYGLEPLPAGLFMVKLGAITAAVVAFTLLLASYHGVPIVLLILGVLLVGFGYVMRNSILGRHTYAIGGNEAAARLSGVKSKRVVFLAFVNMGVLAALAGMVFAARLNAGTPQAGINFELEAIAAAFIGGASASGGVGTVLGALTGGLVLGVLNNGMSLVGVGTDYQQVIKGLVLMAAVGFDVYNKRKAGG from the coding sequence ATGGCCCAGACCAAGACCACCCCAGAGACCACGCCCAGCACACCGCAGACCGCCCGGCGCGCGTCGGCCGGTGCCGTACTGGCCCGAGCGCTGCGCGGCAACCTGCGCCAGTACGGGATGCTGCTCGCGCTGGCGCTGATCGTGCTGCTGTTCCAGTTCTGGACGGACGGCATCCTGCTCCAGCCGCTCAACATCACCAACCTGATCCAGCAGAACAGCTACATCCTCATCCTGGCCATCGGCATGATGATCGTCATCATCGCCGGCCACATCGACCTGTCGGTCGGGTCGCTCGCCGCCTTCGTCGGGGCCGCCGCCGCGGTGATGATGGTCAAACACCACGCGCCGTGGCCCGTGGCGCTGGTGGCCGCGCTGCTGATCGGGGCGCTCGCGGGAGCCTGGCAGGGCTTCTGGATCGCCTATCTCGGGATCCCCTCGTTCATCGTGACGCTGGCCGGCATGCTGCTGTTCCGCGGTGGGACCCAGATCCTCCTCCAGGGCCAGTCGGTGGCGCCGTTCCCCAAGGGCTTCCAGAACATCAGCAGCGGCTTCCTCCCCGCCGTCGGCCCCCACACCAACTACCACAACCTCACCCTCCTGCTGGGCCTCGTGGTGCTGGCCGTCGCGATACTCCAGGAGGTGCGCGGACGGCGGCGGGCCGCCTCGTACGGGCTGGAACCGCTCCCCGCCGGACTGTTCATGGTGAAGCTCGGCGCGATCACCGCGGCCGTGGTGGCCTTCACGCTGCTGCTGGCCAGCTACCACGGCGTGCCGATCGTCCTGCTGATCCTCGGCGTCCTGCTGGTCGGCTTCGGGTACGTGATGCGCAACTCGATCCTCGGCCGGCACACCTACGCCATCGGCGGCAACGAGGCCGCGGCGCGACTGTCCGGCGTGAAGAGCAAGCGGGTCGTCTTCCTGGCCTTCGTGAACATGGGCGTCCTCGCGGCCCTGGCCGGGATGGTCTTCGCCGCGCGGCTCAACGCCGGTACTCCGCAGGCCGGCATCAACTTCGAGTTGGAGGCGATCGCCGCGGCCTTCATCGGCGGCGCCTCCGCGAGCGGCGGTGTGGGTACCGTCCTCGGTGCGCTCACCGGAGGCCTGGTCCTGGGCGTGCTGAACAACGGCATGTCGCTGGTCGGCGTGGGCACCGACTACCAGCAGGTGATCAAGGGCCTGGTACTGATGGCGGCCGTCGGCTTCGACGTCTACAACAAGCGCAAGGCCGGAGGCTGA